Part of the Solwaraspora sp. WMMA2065 genome is shown below.
CTGGCTGACGGTGGGGCCGCTCTGGTGCAGCCGCTCGGCGATCCTGGCACGCAGCGGCGGCACCGACTCTTCCTCGAGCTCAAGTATGGTGCGCAGATACATCTCTGTGGTATCAACAAGATCATTCACGGTCAGCTGCCCTCCAGCGTTCAATCCTACCTTGCAGCGCCGATAACCAGCCGGAACGGACGATCGGCAGGGGACAGGTGCAGCCCCGCATGGTGTTGACTGGGATGGTGTTCGATACCGCAGACCCTACCGTCGCCGTCACCGGGCTCGCCGCCGCGCTGGCCGGTGGGCGCCCGCCGACCCTGCTGGATGTGCGCTGGCGGCTCGTCGGCCCGCCGGGCCGTGACGACTACGTCGCCGCCCACCTGCCCGGCGCGGTCTTCGTCGACCTGGACGCCGAGCTGTGCGGCCCACCGGGCACCGGTGGCCGGCACCCGCTGCCCGACCCGGAGACGCTGCAGCGGGCGCTGCGCCGGGCCGGGGTACGCACCGGGCACCCGGTCGTCGTCTACGACGGTGGCGACGGTCTCGCCGCCGCCCGCGCCTGGTGGACGCTGCGCTGGGCCGGGCACCGGCCGACCTGGGCGCTCGACGGCGGCTACCCCGCCTGGCTGGCGGCGGCCGGCCAGCCGGTCACCGCCGACGTGCCGGTACCGCCGCCCGGCGACGTCACGGTACGCCCGGGAGGTCTCCCGGTGCTCGACGCGGACGCCGCCGGCCGGCTGCCCCGCCAGGGTGGACTGCTGATCGATGTCCGCGCCGACGCCCGGTACCGGGGCGAGCACGAGCCGGTCGACCCGGTGGCCGGGCACATCCCCGGCGCCGTGAATCTGCCGACCACGCTGCACCTCGACGACGCCGGGCTGCTGCACGACGCCGGCACGCTGCGGGACCGTTTCACCGGTGCCGGGCTGCGGCCGCAGGCCCCGGTCGCGGCGTACTGCGGGTCGGGGGTGACCGCCGCGCACACGGTGCTCGCCCTGCACCGCGTCGGCCGCACCGACGCGGCGCTGTACCCGGGATCGTGGAGCGAGTGGATCACCGACCCGGCCCGGCCGGTCGCCACCGGGCCGGAGCCCGGCTGACCCGCGGCCCGCTGCCGGCCGGGCTGTCCATCAGGCCCAGGGCGGCCGGGCGCGGGGCCGGCGGGTGCGTGCGACGATGGCCAGATGTCGGACGGGACGAGTCAGATGCCGGACGGGACGAACCAGGCACGG
Proteins encoded:
- a CDS encoding sulfurtransferase, yielding MVFDTADPTVAVTGLAAALAGGRPPTLLDVRWRLVGPPGRDDYVAAHLPGAVFVDLDAELCGPPGTGGRHPLPDPETLQRALRRAGVRTGHPVVVYDGGDGLAAARAWWTLRWAGHRPTWALDGGYPAWLAAAGQPVTADVPVPPPGDVTVRPGGLPVLDADAAGRLPRQGGLLIDVRADARYRGEHEPVDPVAGHIPGAVNLPTTLHLDDAGLLHDAGTLRDRFTGAGLRPQAPVAAYCGSGVTAAHTVLALHRVGRTDAALYPGSWSEWITDPARPVATGPEPG